In Falco cherrug isolate bFalChe1 chromosome 5, bFalChe1.pri, whole genome shotgun sequence, one DNA window encodes the following:
- the EMP1 gene encoding epithelial membrane protein 1 gives MLVLLAGIFVVHIATVIMLFVSTIANVWMVDITNFGTISSGLWLQCNKTCDQLPLRGGNDASLKAVQAFMILSIIFSVIALVMFIVQLFTLEKGKRFYITGAIMLVCWMCILIGASIYTARFTGKLSYARSHHGYCFILAWICFCFSFIISILYLVLRKK, from the exons ATGTTGGTGCTTCTGGCTGGAATCTTTGTGGTTCACATTGCCACTGTCATCATGCTCTTTGTCTCCACCATTGCCAAC GTTTGGATGGTGGATATTACCAACTTTGGAACAATCTCATCAGGACTCTGGCTACAGTGTAACAAGACCTGTGATCAGCTGCCACTCAGAGGTGGCAATGATG CTTCCCTCAAAGCCGTGCAAGCCTTTATGATCCTCTCGATCATTTTCTCCGTCATTGCACTTGTCATGTTCATTGTCCAGCTGTTCACCCTGGAGAAAGGCAAACGGTTCTACATCACTGGAGCCATCATGCTGGTTTGCT GGATGTGCATTCTGATTGGAGCCTCCATTTACACAGCTCGGTTCACAGGCAAGCTGTCCTACGCACGTTCTCACCACGGCTACTGCTTCATATTGGCCTGgatctgcttttgcttcagtttcATTATCAGCATCCTCTATCTTgttcttaggaaaaaataa